AAATAGGGCATGTTCATAAACAGATTCAAGAAAACCCACCCCAAGTTCGTTGATAACTTCAAACGAACATCCGATGACCATTTTTGATATTTCCTCATATTTCATATCCTGTAATCCTATATATCCCTGATAAATCAATTCGTAGTCATAGCAGTCATATTAAATGAAAATAGATATCTGCATCTATTAATACTTTTCAAAGGGTTTTTTCCTGTGCTTTTTTCTGGGAAATTTGCCTTTTTTAATTTGTAGCACAGACATAGAGATCAGCGGTTTAGCTGTCGTGGAATTAAAGGAAATTAACAAGGCTGTACAGGATGGTCAGGATGAGTGGATTCTCTCATACCGCCCCCCAATCCTGTTAATCCTGTCTATCCCTGTTGAATCAATTCGTAAAGTATGTTGTCTTATGAGGTATATTTCTGTCGCCCGGAGCGAAGTCAGACGACGTCAAATGTTTCTTCCTCTATAATTTCAACTGAGTATCAGTCACATGCTTTTCCCTGTAAGGAAATCCCTTTTCAAACTCCTCCAGCTCCGTGGTGTCGATCTTAAACACCGGATCTTCATGGAATTTTCCCCGGACCCCCTTCAATCCGTTTTCCTGCAGCTCCAGCGCCATGAACGCATCGAAATTTGCGCCCTCCGATGTCGATATGCCATATTTCTGGGCATTTTCGAATCCAAATCGGTGGTAATACGCGGGGTTTCCAAATATTATAATCGCCTTGTATCCCATGCTTTTCGCGCACGCAATCGAATGCCTCATCAATTGCGATCCGACGCCCTTCCCCTGGTGCGACGGCAGTACGCTCAAGGGCCCCATGCATAGTACTTCGTGCGCGATGCCTGTATCGTCAACCACGCTCGCTTTCGAATACACGATGTTGCCGATTATTTTGCCTTCATGAATCGCGACCATATCCAGCTCGGCGATAAAGGCGGGAACCTGACGCAGATTGCGAAGAAGGAGATGCTCGTCGCAGCCGAGTTTATAGATATCCCAGAAGGCTTCGCGGGTCAGGAATTCTGTTTCCTGGAAGTCGGCGGGGGTTGAGAGGCGTATGGTTGGGTTCATGGTTTTCATTCCTTATCTTTAATCGATTGTGTTGTCCAGTTTTATTGGGGAACGGCATAGTAGCGTCCTGATTGTACTAAATACTCTTTGGAAACAATCTTCTATAGCAGGGCAGCGGCGGTAATTATCAACTCATGCCTTTTTTATATCCTTTTGAACTTGGTGCCATGATCCTTTGGTTTTTCTAATTTGGCGATTGATAATAATGCTATCATAATCATTGGGATCGAATTCCGATTCACATTCTGAGGAAGGGGCATTTTGAATACTTTTTATTTCATCTATGATATCTTTATCATCTGCATGCTTGCTGGAATTACTATCAAAGTTTTTCATTCTCCAACGTGGTGCGTATGTATCCCACAACCTTGCAACAAGTAATCCGTGCTCCTTCGGTGGGCTGGGGGCGAATGAAAATAATCCTTTATCTTTTTCACTCTGCGGATACTCTGAATAATATTTATTAATTTCACGAAGATCAGCTTTCAATTTATTTCCCCATACAAACTCTTGATCATCTCTTAAAAATAAAGGCGCACATTTTTGGTGCAATTTGTCAGAAGAAACAAATAACATACAGAATGGAAGGTATAACAGATAAGCCATATCAATACGATTTGATGGCCGATGAGAAGATATTAAATTTGCGGCAATAGCTATTTGGAAAAATATTTCGACTATCATTATATATGCCACATACGGGGCATGCATGACTAGAGGTGGGCAATTAGCTAGATAATATCGTTTTAGTATTTTAGGGTGTAAGTGTTCGGGGACGTTAAATAGTATTATGGCATATTTTAACAAATCAAT
This genomic stretch from Spirochaetota bacterium harbors:
- a CDS encoding N-acetyltransferase, with translation MNPTIRLSTPADFQETEFLTREAFWDIYKLGCDEHLLLRNLRQVPAFIAELDMVAIHEGKIIGNIVYSKASVVDDTGIAHEVLCMGPLSVLPSHQGKGVGSQLMRHSIACAKSMGYKAIIIFGNPAYYHRFGFENAQKYGISTSEGANFDAFMALELQENGLKGVRGKFHEDPVFKIDTTELEEFEKGFPYREKHVTDTQLKL